The window TCATGGAGTCGCCGACGAAGGCGTCAGCGCATTTCCGCAGGCCGTAACGGTCGAGATGCTGCGCAACCTCGCCAGCGGAGGAGCCGCGATCAGCGTGCTCACGCGTCGGCTGGGCTACGATCTTCGAGTTATCGATGTAGGAGTGAAAACCGATACCAGCTCGGTACCGATTGGCGACGTTACATACCGGCGAATCGGCGCCGGCACGGCGAATTTTGTACGCGGTCTCGCAATGAGTCGGGAGCAAGTCAAGCGCGCTCTCCAAGTCGGAATTGAGGTTGCCCGCGAACTGGCCCAGGGTGGGGTGACGCTGATCGGAATCGGCGAAATGGGAATCGCCAACAGTACGGCGGCGGCCGCGGTATTGAGCGCAATCACCGAAATCGCACCGAGCGGGCTGGCGGGGCGGGGGACCGGCCTGGATGAGGCAGGAGTGCGGCGCAAGGTCGCAATCATCGAGCAGGCACTCAAGCTCCATAGCGGCTCGCTCCAGACCGGAGAGTCCATTCTGGGCGCAGTCGGCGGTTTCGAGATCGCCGCGATGGCGGGGA of the Candidatus Binataceae bacterium genome contains:
- the cobT gene encoding nicotinate-nucleotide--dimethylbenzimidazole phosphoribosyltransferase, encoding MELLEETLGSIRPLDSDAERAAAARLDSLTKPPGSLGYLEKAIRRYAAIRGDGSAHIGRAAIAVFVADHGVADEGVSAFPQAVTVEMLRNLASGGAAISVLTRRLGYDLRVIDVGVKTDTSSVPIGDVTYRRIGAGTANFVRGLAMSREQVKRALQVGIEVARELAQGGVTLIGIGEMGIANSTAAAAVLSAITEIAPSGLAGRGTGLDEAGVRRKVAIIEQALKLHSGSLQTGESILGAVGGFEIAAMAGTCLAGAALRVPVIVDGFIATAAAAAAEKIRPGLFEYLFFSHRSAEGGHALALERLGVRPILDLDMRLGEGTGAALAMNVLEAALDLFHSMATFSSAGVSGKVR